A single genomic interval of bacterium harbors:
- a CDS encoding ATP-binding cassette domain-containing protein encodes MIKIAELSKSYGPQVLLDKVSFNINEGDRVGLVGRNGSGKTTLFRILLGNEEPDNGEVAIPKDYTIGYLEQHLQFTQPTVLEEACLGLPPDKEYDHWRVEKVLFGLGFTEEDMHRPPGEFSGGYQIRLNLTKTLVGEPDLLLLDEPTNYLDIVSIRWLEKFLRAWQREFVLITHDRQFMDAVTSHTLAIHRCKVRKIEGKTAKLFNQIMQEEEIYEKTRRHEEKKQKETEIFIRRFRAKARLAGMVQSRIKSLDKQKKMEQLDKISDVEFSFPNAEFPGQEMLNTEELGFAYDTALPWLIEKLNFSLGPRERIAIIGKNGKGKSTLLRLLAGELTPNTGRIRQHARLEVGYFGQTNIQRLNSENTIEDELITTDPNRSRERARSVAGVMLFSGDQALKKISVLSGGEKSRVMLGKLLLKPTNLLLLDEPTNHLDLESCESLLDAMQDYAGSIMLVTHDEIFLHTLAEKLIIFDRDRVLFYHGRYQNFLEDIGWQNEEIQKEPGIRHPASAGQVTPDKLHRAGPAIFSVKVDQAPIPERKEISSGEKKALRQARAKLNQEKSKALRPVEAKVKKTESMIDTLEMEISRNNDRMVEAATTGDTQAIAELPKKNKDLQIQVDFLYRELEKVHHALDVQVRMYDKKMKAIEAG; translated from the coding sequence ATGATTAAAATTGCAGAATTGAGCAAGTCCTACGGGCCACAGGTGTTGTTGGACAAAGTGAGTTTTAATATTAACGAGGGAGACCGTGTCGGTCTGGTGGGACGCAACGGCAGCGGCAAGACCACTTTGTTCCGTATTTTATTGGGCAATGAGGAACCGGATAACGGTGAGGTGGCAATTCCCAAGGATTACACCATTGGTTATTTGGAGCAGCATCTTCAATTCACACAACCGACTGTTTTGGAGGAAGCGTGTCTGGGATTGCCTCCGGACAAGGAATATGATCACTGGCGGGTGGAAAAGGTGTTGTTCGGGTTGGGTTTTACGGAGGAAGATATGCATCGTCCGCCGGGCGAATTTTCCGGGGGATACCAGATCCGGCTTAATCTTACAAAAACCCTGGTAGGGGAACCGGACCTGCTTTTGCTGGATGAGCCGACCAATTATCTGGATATTGTTTCAATTCGCTGGCTGGAAAAATTTCTCCGGGCGTGGCAAAGAGAGTTTGTGCTCATCACCCATGATCGTCAGTTTATGGACGCTGTGACATCACACACGCTGGCAATTCATCGCTGTAAGGTACGCAAGATTGAGGGCAAGACAGCGAAGCTGTTTAATCAGATTATGCAGGAAGAGGAGATTTACGAAAAAACCCGGCGGCACGAGGAGAAAAAACAGAAAGAAACGGAAATATTTATCCGGCGCTTTCGGGCCAAAGCACGGCTGGCCGGGATGGTCCAGTCACGGATTAAGAGTCTGGATAAACAAAAAAAAATGGAGCAATTGGATAAAATTTCAGATGTTGAATTTTCTTTTCCCAATGCTGAGTTTCCAGGACAGGAAATGCTAAATACCGAAGAGCTGGGTTTTGCTTATGATACCGCGCTTCCCTGGTTGATCGAAAAACTTAATTTCAGTCTTGGCCCGAGGGAAAGGATCGCAATTATCGGGAAAAATGGCAAGGGGAAATCCACTCTGCTCCGTTTATTAGCTGGAGAACTCACGCCGAATACCGGGAGAATACGTCAGCATGCCCGTCTGGAAGTGGGTTATTTTGGGCAGACCAACATTCAGCGGCTTAATTCGGAAAACACAATTGAAGATGAGTTGATTACCACGGATCCGAACCGGAGCCGGGAACGCGCACGCTCCGTTGCGGGTGTGATGCTGTTTAGCGGTGATCAGGCTTTGAAAAAGATCAGTGTGCTCTCGGGCGGTGAGAAGAGCCGGGTGATGCTGGGGAAATTGCTGCTTAAACCGACTAACCTTTTATTGCTGGATGAACCCACCAATCACCTTGACCTGGAAAGTTGTGAATCATTGCTGGATGCGATGCAGGATTATGCAGGTTCGATTATGCTGGTAACCCATGATGAGATTTTTTTGCATACCCTGGCGGAAAAGCTGATCATTTTTGATCGTGATCGGGTTTTATTCTATCATGGCCGCTACCAAAATTTTCTTGAGGATATTGGCTGGCAGAATGAGGAGATACAAAAAGAACCCGGCATCCGGCATCCGGCATCTGCCGGACAAGTTACGCCGGACAAGTTACACCGGGCTGGCCCGGCCATATTCAGCGTAAAGGTAGACCAGGCGCCAATACCGGAAAGAAAAGAAATTTCTTCCGGGGAGAAAAAAGCGCTGCGTCAGGCCCGGGCAAAGTTAAACCAGGAAAAATCGAAAGCACTTCGGCCGGTGGAAGCTAAAGTGAAAAAGACGGAGAGTATGATTGATACCCTGGAGATGGAAATTAGCCGCAATAATGACCGCATGGTTGAGGCCGCCACCACGGGGGATACGCAGGCGATTGCCGAACTGCCAAAAAAAAATAAAGATCTTCAGATACAGGTGGATTTTCTTTATAGGGAACTGGAAAAAGTCCATCACGCGCTGGATGTGCAGGTAAGGATGTATGATAAAAAGATGAAAGCGATCGAGGCTGGATAG
- a CDS encoding T9SS type A sorting domain-containing protein — MFTTKKLFFMALIGLLVLPSASSALWQITTVGNESDDFMSVAVGQGRNNTISAVYGGNKNNYAYEYIWTGGSWDRFVLTGNHDEIFGIALGDARNNGESRLMAANKDNVLYEYFHNGTSWGETSAGTTNDEIKSVTLGAARNDGVQRIYAGNKSGEVDEFTYSSGWSHTSILTMGDEVKSIAVGPGQNGDTNNYLYAGSKANFMREYQWNGASWGATGMNINCGNEVLSIAMGTARTGSSVVYLYAGDQDGEIYERYYNGTSWEAATIIASGMDRVFGLAIGDGRSDGVTRLYAATRGDHVYELTWSGSSWSAPLDIGSPSPNDLLSIAVGPGRNGSTENQIYVGSVDTLLYEYKWLTPTPTITSTIAGTPTFTPTASPTATVTLTATSSPTATITATPTLTSTVSPTPTITLTATVSETPSHTPTITQTSTLTSTPTATPTATVTPTATPTFTITITSTITPTSTHTPPFTPTPTSTITLTSTITPTYTVTRTRTITPTTTVTSTPLPTRTATATPSITQTSTITPTRLPFTDISRIVVYPNPYRSKDSVTPRVTFTNLPLQVKIRIYDITGQLVKVIEKNDPSTSIVWNLRNRRGAAVASGTYIYIVEGPGGTKRGKVVLLL; from the coding sequence ATGTTTACTACAAAAAAATTATTCTTCATGGCCTTAATCGGATTATTGGTTCTCCCCAGCGCCTCCTCAGCGTTGTGGCAAATTACCACGGTCGGTAACGAGAGTGATGATTTTATGTCCGTGGCTGTAGGACAGGGACGCAATAATACAATTAGCGCGGTCTATGGAGGAAATAAAAATAATTACGCTTATGAATATATATGGACCGGTGGTTCTTGGGACCGGTTCGTCCTGACCGGAAATCATGATGAAATTTTCGGGATCGCACTCGGCGACGCCCGGAATAACGGTGAATCACGGCTTATGGCTGCCAACAAAGACAATGTCCTCTATGAATATTTTCATAACGGCACTTCCTGGGGCGAAACCAGCGCGGGCACAACCAATGATGAGATCAAATCCGTTACCCTTGGCGCCGCTCGCAATGACGGCGTACAGCGGATTTATGCCGGCAATAAGAGCGGCGAGGTCGACGAATTCACTTATTCCAGCGGCTGGTCGCATACCTCAATTCTCACCATGGGTGACGAAGTCAAATCTATCGCAGTGGGGCCGGGCCAAAACGGCGATACCAACAATTACCTTTATGCCGGCAGCAAAGCAAATTTTATGCGGGAATACCAGTGGAATGGGGCATCTTGGGGTGCTACCGGTATGAACATCAATTGCGGGAACGAGGTCTTATCTATTGCAATGGGTACGGCTCGTACCGGTTCTTCCGTTGTTTACCTTTATGCCGGTGATCAGGACGGAGAAATCTATGAACGCTATTACAATGGAACCAGTTGGGAAGCAGCGACGATTATTGCCAGCGGCATGGATCGTGTCTTCGGGCTGGCCATTGGCGACGGCCGTAGCGACGGGGTCACGCGCCTGTATGCCGCCACGCGGGGCGATCATGTTTACGAGCTGACCTGGTCAGGATCATCCTGGAGTGCTCCACTGGACATCGGGAGTCCGTCACCCAATGATTTGCTTTCCATCGCTGTGGGACCGGGCCGGAATGGCAGCACAGAAAACCAAATTTATGTAGGTTCAGTCGATACTTTGCTCTATGAATACAAGTGGCTCACCCCCACACCGACCATCACCTCAACCATCGCAGGTACACCGACTTTCACCCCAACCGCCTCACCTACTGCGACTGTGACCCTCACCGCCACGTCATCACCCACTGCGACCATCACCGCCACACCCACCCTGACGTCAACTGTCAGTCCCACACCAACCATCACCCTTACCGCTACTGTTTCGGAAACCCCCAGTCATACCCCGACGATCACGCAAACGTCAACACTAACCTCCACGCCGACTGCGACACCGACCGCGACTGTAACACCGACCGCAACCCCCACGTTCACCATCACCATCACATCCACCATCACACCCACGAGTACCCATACGCCGCCCTTCACGCCCACACCTACGAGCACAATCACGCTCACTTCTACGATTACTCCGACCTACACCGTGACACGAACCCGTACGATAACGCCGACTACAACGGTTACTTCCACCCCGCTGCCAACCCGCACAGCAACTGCGACACCCAGCATCACGCAGACCTCCACCATCACACCGACCCGTCTGCCGTTTACTGACATATCCCGGATCGTGGTGTACCCCAACCCGTACCGTTCCAAAGATAGTGTCACTCCCCGGGTAACGTTCACCAATCTCCCTCTCCAGGTAAAAATCCGCATTTACGACATCACGGGACAACTGGTCAAAGTAATTGAAAAAAACGATCCCAGTACGTCAATTGTCTGGAACCTGAGGAACCGCCGCGGTGCAGCCGTGGCTTCCGGAACCTATATCTACATTGTGGAAGGACCGGGAGGGACAAAACGAGGTAAGGTTGTTTTGCTGCTCTGA
- a CDS encoding ankyrin repeat domain-containing protein, translated as MSRQLLATVLFSFTLLSLQTPLGGSDLLSAPLHQAAAKDDRKTLKKLLTQGANINQQNAQGKTALLVALENQHFKTADWLITRGTDLSLKDADRRSVLYLAIRHGSKAIAFRLILGDFNPNDKAANGESVLELAAMQGWADVVGLLIDKGAKTSPPVDRIDLLPAYKAGKLGYNKVVKRLSKMQTAGPFILAFYASPKTMKISLRHTQQTIHSFLPKTKETLLHLACHGNNRRLAAYLIKAGSDINAADHNGQTPLHIATRHGYIRLIKLLLRSNAKTTLPDNHNQTPLDLAHKRQSKKLLNLLQQ; from the coding sequence ATGAGCAGACAACTGCTTGCTACGGTATTATTTAGTTTCACACTGCTTAGTCTCCAAACACCGCTTGGGGGATCTGATCTTCTTTCCGCGCCTCTCCACCAGGCTGCTGCCAAGGATGACCGCAAAACACTTAAAAAATTACTGACCCAGGGCGCGAATATCAACCAACAAAACGCCCAAGGCAAAACAGCCTTGCTGGTCGCGCTGGAAAACCAGCACTTCAAAACTGCGGATTGGTTGATTACCCGGGGTACCGACCTGTCTCTCAAAGATGCAGACCGGCGTTCCGTGCTTTATCTTGCAATTCGCCACGGGAGCAAAGCGATTGCCTTCAGATTAATTCTCGGTGATTTTAATCCAAATGATAAAGCTGCGAACGGAGAAAGTGTCCTCGAACTTGCGGCGATGCAAGGTTGGGCCGATGTTGTGGGATTGCTCATCGACAAAGGCGCCAAAACCTCCCCCCCCGTTGATCGTATCGATTTATTACCAGCCTACAAGGCAGGAAAACTTGGATACAACAAAGTAGTCAAACGCCTTTCAAAAATGCAAACTGCCGGACCCTTTATCCTGGCCTTTTATGCCTCTCCCAAAACAATGAAAATTTCCCTGAGACACACCCAACAAACCATCCACAGTTTCCTGCCGAAAACCAAGGAAACGCTGCTCCACCTGGCATGCCACGGCAACAACCGGCGTTTAGCCGCTTATCTCATTAAAGCCGGCAGTGACATCAATGCCGCTGATCACAACGGTCAAACCCCATTGCATATCGCAACCCGGCATGGTTATATCCGCCTGATAAAATTACTGCTGCGCTCCAATGCCAAGACCACACTCCCGGACAACCATAATCAAACACCGCTAGATCTTGCGCACAAGCGACAATCAAAAAAACTTTTGAATCTTTTGCAACAATGA
- a CDS encoding metallophosphoesterase translates to MMMKKIIVHFVLCLLVSAATSHGATTWKWIAYGDTRTNDIEHRQVLDAIQNSSAGYAFIINVGDVVENGWNQTQWDTWQAACDDELGGTHQTQTPPAYMSAPGNHDDLGTGGLTNWNTYLFGQYQQYGNDGKYFVFDYANARFVVLNSEESLTSSQYTLLMQSIGNNPQEWLFVFWHRPIFDFGPKVYEAAIHSTWGVPLYQNGCDIIFTGHAHYYVRTEKLGLDGNPNPPLDATAGTVQIVTGNSGAPLYAVDENHDSNGYMVAYSFDEDQAAFHGYTELSVTGTSMVLRHIRVDGTVMDTTTYTANPKPPTFTVTPTPTLTSTPTSSAASTHVILPATDTPTPTNTYTPSHIPTSAVSPPPVDSRVTRVVLLSNPSRSMVKFVLPGNIIGKVDIGIFNITGEKIADLTHKKTVNSAEVLRWECEHVTSGIYFAVIKVDTVFKERLKFAIGKLR, encoded by the coding sequence ATGATGATGAAAAAAATAATAGTTCATTTTGTGCTGTGTTTGCTGGTTTCAGCGGCGACCAGCCATGGTGCCACGACTTGGAAGTGGATTGCTTATGGAGATACCCGGACCAATGATATAGAACACCGGCAGGTACTTGATGCCATCCAAAACAGTTCCGCTGGTTATGCTTTTATTATCAATGTCGGCGATGTGGTGGAAAACGGCTGGAATCAGACGCAATGGGATACCTGGCAGGCAGCCTGTGATGATGAGCTGGGAGGGACCCACCAGACCCAGACGCCGCCGGCATATATGTCTGCGCCGGGAAATCATGATGATCTGGGGACTGGCGGACTTACCAATTGGAACACCTATCTTTTCGGTCAATATCAGCAGTATGGCAATGACGGAAAATATTTTGTGTTTGATTATGCCAATGCCCGGTTTGTGGTTTTAAATTCCGAGGAATCACTCACGTCTTCCCAGTACACCCTGCTCATGCAGTCCATTGGAAATAATCCGCAAGAATGGCTGTTTGTTTTTTGGCACCGGCCTATTTTTGATTTTGGGCCCAAAGTCTATGAAGCAGCCATTCATTCAACCTGGGGTGTTCCTTTGTATCAAAATGGGTGTGATATTATTTTTACCGGGCATGCACATTATTATGTCAGAACTGAAAAATTAGGGCTGGACGGTAATCCCAATCCACCCTTGGATGCGACTGCCGGCACAGTGCAAATTGTGACCGGGAATAGCGGGGCGCCATTGTATGCTGTCGATGAAAACCACGATAGTAATGGATACATGGTGGCTTATTCATTTGATGAAGACCAGGCTGCATTTCACGGGTACACCGAGTTGAGTGTTACCGGGACGAGTATGGTGCTGCGGCATATTCGGGTTGATGGAACGGTGATGGATACGACGACATATACCGCAAACCCCAAGCCGCCGACTTTTACAGTAACACCTACACCGACTTTGACGAGTACGCCGACAAGTAGTGCTGCCAGTACACATGTGATTTTACCAGCAACCGATACGCCAACCCCGACGAATACCTATACACCAAGCCATATTCCGACATCCGCAGTTTCGCCGCCGCCAGTGGACAGTCGGGTTACGCGAGTCGTTTTACTGAGCAATCCGAGCAGAAGTATGGTGAAGTTTGTTTTACCCGGTAATATTATCGGTAAAGTGGATATCGGAATATTTAATATTACCGGTGAAAAAATAGCGGATTTAACCCACAAGAAAACGGTGAACAGTGCAGAAGTGTTGCGGTGGGAATGTGAGCACGTTACTTCCGGGATCTATTTTGCCGTGATTAAAGTGGATACTGTATTCAAAGAAAGGCTGAAATTTGCGATTGGTAAATTACGCTGA